GCCCGGCGGCGGCGGCACCAATGTGGTCAACGTCATCCTGGTCGACTTCCGCGGCTACGACACCTTCGGCGAGATCATCGTGCTGTGCATCGCCGCGCTGGTGATCTACGCGCTGCTCAGCAATGCGCTCGAAGGGGCCGCGGCGCGGCGGCTGGATTCGATGCGGCAACACGTCGACTCCGCCGACGCCCATCCGCTGCTGCTGGTGGTCGCGGCGCGCGCGCTGTTGCCGCTGGCGATCACGGTCGGCGCCTACATCTTCTTGCGCGGCCACAATCAGCCGGGCGGCGGCTTCATCGCCGGGCTGGTCGTCGCCACCGCGGTCATCATGCAGTTCATGGCGAGCGGCTACACTTGGTCGGCCGAGCAGCGCCGGATCGACGGCCATCGCCTGCTGGGCGCCGGAGTGCTCGCCGCGGCCGCCACCGGCATCGGCGCGTTGCTGTTCGGGCGGCCGTTCCTCACCAGCGCCTTCGTCTATGTGCCGGTGCCGCTGATCGGCGACGTCGAACTGGCGACCGCGATCCTGTTCGACATCGGCGTGTTCCTCACCGTGGTCGGCACGGTGGTGCTGTCGCTGTCGCAGATCGCGCGCGTCGAGCGCCGCGCCAAGCGGTCCCCGGTGCCGCCCGGCCCGTCCGACATCCCGATTCTGCCCCGCGCCCGGATGCGGCCGCGGTCCGCAGCGCCCTCGGCCGAGGAGGGCTGAATGGAAATTCTGGTCGCGAGCGGAATCGGCGTGCTGACGATGGTCGGCCTGTATCTGGTGCTGAGCCGGCACGCCTTTCCGGTGATCATCGGCACCACGTTCCTGTCCTATGCGGTGAACCTGTTCCTGTTCGTGATGGGGCGGCTCGAGATCGACAAGGCGCCGATCATTACCAAGGGCGTTACCGACTACGCCGATCCGCTGCCGCAGGCGCTGGTGCTGACCGCCATCGTGATCTCGTTCGGAATGACCGCGCTGGTGGTGGTGCTGGCGCTGCGCGGCTTCCTCGAGACCGGCACCGAGCGGGTCGAGAAGGGCGAACCGCAGCGCGACGCGCGCAAGCGCAAGGCGGCGCAGCCATGAGTCACCTGATCGTCGCCCCGATCATCCTGCCCGCCGTCGTCGCCGCCTTCCTGGTGCTGGTGCTGCGGCACGATCTGACCAGCCAGCGCATCGTCTCGATGGCGTCGACGCTCGTGCTGCTCGCGATCACGATCTGGCTCTATGTGTCGGCGGCGGAGGGCGCGCCGACGCCCTATCTGCTCGGCGAATGGCGCGCGCCGTTCGGCATCGTGCTGGTGCTCGACCGCCTCGCGGCGACGATGCTGCTGCTGACGGCGCTGCTGGCCGTCGCGGTGCTGATCTATGCGATCGCCGGCTGGGACCATCGCGGCCAGCATTTCCATCCGCTGTTCCAGTTTCAGCTGATGGGCCTCAACGGCGCTTTCCTGACCGGCGACGTGTTCAATTTGTTCGTGTTCTTCGAGGTCATGCTGATCGCCTCCTACGGCCTGATGCTGCATGGCGGCGGCGCGCGGCGGCTGCGCACGGGCTTCCACTATATCGCGATCAATCTGGTCGGCTCGACGCTGTTCCTGTTCGCCGTCGGCCTGATCTACGCGGTGACCGGCACGCTCAACATGGCGGACCTCGCCGCCCGGGTGGCGCAGATCGCGCCCGGCGACGAAGCCATCCTGCGCGTCGGGGCGCTGCTGCTGCTGCTGGTGTTCGCGCTCAAGGCCGCGTTGGTGCCGCTGCAATGGTGGCTGCCCTCGGCCTATGCGGCGGCGCCGGGGCCGGTGGCGGCGCTGTTCATGATGATGACCAAGGTCGGTGCCTATTCGATCGTGCGGGTCTACACTGTAGTGTTCGGCGCCGACGCCGGCGCGTTGGCGGACATCGCCGCGCCCTGGGTGGTGCCCGCGGCGCTGGCGACGCTGGCGCTCGGCGCGGTCGGCGTGCTGGCGAGCCCGACCTTGCTGGGGATGGTCTGCTTCTCGATCGTCTGGTCGATGGGCTCGCTGCTGCTGGCGCTCGGCCTGTTCGACCCGGTCGGCCTGTCCGCCGGGCTGTATTATCTGCTGCACTCAACGCTGAGCGGCGCCGCGCTGTTCCTGCTGGCCGATCTGGTCGCCGCGCAGCGCGGTCGCCTCGCCGACCGGCTGGTGCCGGCGCCGCGGCTGCCCCATGCCGATCTGCTCGCCGGGCTGTTCTTCGTCGCGGCGATCGCCATGACCGGGATGCCGCCGCTGTCGGGTTTTCTCGGCAAGCTGTTGATCCTCGACGCGACCTGGCGCAGCCCGCTCGCGGTGACGAGCTGGGTGATCCTGCTCGGAAGCAGCCTTCTGGTGATCGTCGGCTTCGCCCGCGCCGGCAGCACGCTGTTCTGGAAGATCGCCGACCGGCCGGCCGAGCCGGCCGAACCGGCGCGGTCGATCGCGCTGCCGGTCACGGTGATCGCCGGTCTGCTCGGCGCCACCGCGCTGCTGTCGGTGTTCGCCGGCCCGATCAGCCGCGAACTGGCGGCGACGGCGCAACAGACGCTCGACATCAAGGCCTATGTCCGCGCGGTGAACCCCGCCGACCTGGCACTGTCGCGGGGGGCGCCGCAATGACCAGGATGTTTCCGCATCCGATCCTCAGCCTGGTGATCGCCGGCGTGTTCGTCGGCCTGATCAACACGCTGTCGCTCGGGAGCGTGGTGCTGGGCCTGCTGCTCGGCATCGCGATCCCGTGGTTCACCAGCCCGTATTGGCCGAATCGGCCGACGGTCCGCAGCCCGTTGAAGCTCGCCGCCTATCTGGCGATCGTCGGCTGGGACATCGTCGTGTCCAACGTCCAGGTCGCCTACTGGGTGCTGTTCCGGCGCAGCGCGAGCCTGCAATCGCAATTCGTCGTGGTGCCGCTGGAGCTGACCTCACCCGAGGCGATCGCGCTGCTGGCGGGGACGATCACGATGACGCCGGGGACGGTCAGCGCCGATCTCGCCGCCGACGGCAGCGCCATTCTGGTGCATTGCCTGCACACCACCGATCCCGTCGACACGGTCGAGCAGATCAAGACTCGCTACGAACGACGACTGAAGGAGATCTTCGGATGATCGCAACAGCGTGCCTCATCGCCGTCGGGGTGATCAGCGTCTCGGCGCTGATGAACCTCTTCCGGCTCGCCACCGGGCCCGACGTGCTCGACCGGATCCTGTCGCTCGATACGCTGACGATCAACGCCATCGGCCTCGTCGTGGTGATCGGAATCTGGTTCGGCACCAGCCTGTATTTCGAAATCGCGCTTTTGTTCGCGTCGGTCGGGTTCCTGTCGACGGTCGCGTTCTGCAAATATCTGCTGCGCGGCAACGTGATCGAATAGCATGACGATGGCCGGACTGAGCGAATTGCTGGTGTCGGCGCTGATCCTGATCGGCGCGTTCTTCCTGTTCGTCGGATCGTTCGGTCTGGTGAAGCTGCCGGACGTGATGCGCCGGCTGCATGCGCCGACCAAATCCACCACGCTCGGCATCGGCTCGCTGCTGATCGCCTCGATGCTGTATTTAGCGCTGCTGCGGGACGATCCGTCGCTGCACGAACTGATCATCTCGGTGTTCCTGTTCCTCACCGCGCCGATCACCGCGCACATGATCTCCAAGGCCCACATCCTGCGCAACCGCGCGCTGCAGCAGGAATTGCCGCAGCCGCCCGGCGACGAAGGCTGGGCGACGCTCGACCCGCATGGGGCGAACGAGACGCGCCTCGATCCGGAACCGACACGGTCGACAAACGCCAAAGATTGAAAACACCCGTTTCAGCCCGTCATGGCCGGGCTCGTCCCGGCCATCCACGTCTTGCCTCTTGCACGATCCTCAGACGTGGATGCCCGCGACAAGCGCGGGCATGACGAAGCGTTGGTCGATGTCTCTACAGGCACGCCGACACAGCCGGAATCACCAGCCCGGTCCACACCGTCGCGACCAGCGCCGCGGCATTCGACCCGATCGCGACCCGGCGCGTGAAGGCGGCGGTGCCGTCGTCTGTGCGCCGGGGCAAACGCAGGCAATAGATCAAGAGGCCCATCAGGGCGACCAGATGCACGCCCAGGATCAGCAACAGGACGAAGCGCTGCAGGCTGATCCCGGCGATCATCGTCTGTTGCCAGCCGAACGCACAACCGAACGACAGCCCGCCATACAGCAACGAAAAAGCCGAGGCCCAGACCACGAAGCCGGAGGCGATCAGCAGCAGCGAGGCGGAACGGGCGGGCGAACGCGTCATGCCGTCACCCCATCACGCGCGGCAGGCCGTAGACGATCAGCAGCGTCGCGATCCCGATCGCGGCGGTAGCGTCGCTCCACAGCGCGCCGATCCGCAGATCGACGGTCCGCGTTTGCGAGACGTAGCCGGTCCGGCTGCGCCAGATGCCGAAGCCGGCGAACACCGCGGCGAGCGCGGCGTGCAGACCGGCATAGATCAGGATGATCGTGGTCGCCGCGGCGTAAGCGTGCTGGGTCGGCGGCGGCACCGCGAGGATGACGTCGGCAATGCCGAACAGCGCCACGATCTGCCCGAGCACCGCGACCGCCAGCGCCGCCTCGCGCCGACGCCCGCTGCCGATCACCCTGCGGGCGGTCGCGAGCCGGCCGGCGATGAAGCCGAGCAGGAGGCCGGCCGTGCTCAACGAGATTCCCCAGGGCGCGAAGGCGATCATCGCAGGCGGCGGCCAGTTCGGCGCCACCACCCACAGAAACAGAATGCCGAAGGCGAGCGACGCGAAGGCGGTGGCGTCAGCCGCGAGCGTCAACCCCAGCGCCCACAATGACGGCGGCGACGACGCCTCGCTGTGCAGCACCGCCGCGGCGCCGTGGCCGATCGGCAGCGCGCCGCGATCGCGCCGCTCGCCGGACACCGGCGTCCAGGCCAGCAGCATCGCGACGATCGCCGGCAGCGCCAGCAGCGCCACGACGTACAGCTTGAACAGCACCGCGACGAAGAACACGCCCGTCACCAGCGCGGTGAACAGCGGCAGCAGCGTGCGGTTCGGCAGCCGCACGATCTGCTCGACCCGCCCCGACATCACATCGACGCCGAGCGTCTCCAGCCAGCCGTGGCGGACGAAGCCGAGATAGCCGCCGCCGCGTGCCAGATGGTTGCCGAGATCCGGCCGCTGCTGCAGCGGCGTGCGCGTCGCGACATCGGGCAATGAGGCGAAGGCGTAGTTCGTCGGCGGCACGGCGATGGACCATTCCAGCGTCCCGGCGCCCCATGGATTGCGCGTACTGCGTTGGCCGTGCAGCCAGTGCATCAGCACATCGACGGTGAACAGCGCAAACCCGATCGCCATCACGAAGCTGCCGGCCGATGAAATCAGATTCGGCCACTCCCATCCGGTCTCGGCGCCGTAGCCGTGAATCCGCCGCGGCATGCCGAGCAGGCCGGTCAGATGCATCACCAGGAACGTCACATTGAAACCGATGATGATCAGCCAGAACGCCGGCACGCCGAGGCTGTGGCGCGGCACCCGCCCGGTGATATGCGGCAACCAGTAATACGCCGCCGCCAACATCGGAAACACGAAGCCGCCGACCAACACGTAGTGCAGATGCGCGACGACGAAATGGGTGTCGTGGACCTGCCAGTTGAACGGCACGATCGCCAACATCACGCCGGTGAGGCCGCCGACCACGAACACCGAGAAGAAGCCGAGCAGATACAGCATCGGCAGCTTGAGCTGCGGCCGCCCCGCCGCCAGCGTGCCGATCCAGGCGAAGATCTGCACCGCGGTCGGCACCGCCACCGCGGTGCTCGCCGAGGAGAAGAACGCCAAAGCGAGATGCGGAATGCCGACCGTGAACATGTGGTGGACCCACAGCCCGAAGCTGAGGAACGCCAGCGCCACGATGCTGATCACGATCGCGCTGTAGCCGAGGATCTCGCGCCGCGCGAGCACCGGCAGGATGGTCGAGACCATGCCGGCGGCCGGCAGGAAGATGATGTAGACCTCGGGATGGCCGAACAGCCAGAACAGATGCTGCCAAAGCAGCGCGTCGCCGCCGCGGGTCGGATCGAAGAACGGCAGATCGAACGCGCGCTCGACCTCGAGCAGGATCGAGCCGAGGATCAGCGGCGGAAAGCCGAACAGCATCATGAAGGCGGTGACCAGCAGGTACCACGCCAACAGCGGCATCTTGTCGAGCGACATCCCGGGCGCGCGCATCTTCAGGATCGTCGCGATGATTTCGACCGCGGCCGACAGCGCCGAGATCTCCACGAAGGTGATGCCGATCAGCCAGATGTCGGAATTGATGCCGGGCGTATAGACCCGCGAGCTCAGCGGCGTGTACATGAACCAGCCGCCGTTCGGCGCCAGCCCGACCGCCATCGCGATCAGCAGCATCGAGCCGCCGAACAGATAGCACCAATAGCCGTAGGCGCCGAGCCGCGGAAACGCCATGTCGCGCGCGCCGAGGATCTTGGGCAGCAGATAGATCGCGAAGCCCTCGAACATCGGGATCGCGAACAGGAACATCATCACCGTGCCGTGCATGGTGAAGACCTGATTGTAGATCTCGGGCTGGAGAAACGCGCTGCGCGGCGTCGCGAGTTGCGCCCGGATCAGCATCGCCAGGAT
The DNA window shown above is from Rhodopseudomonas palustris HaA2 and carries:
- a CDS encoding Na(+)/H(+) antiporter subunit C codes for the protein MEILVASGIGVLTMVGLYLVLSRHAFPVIIGTTFLSYAVNLFLFVMGRLEIDKAPIITKGVTDYADPLPQALVLTAIVISFGMTALVVVLALRGFLETGTERVEKGEPQRDARKRKAAQP
- the ctaD gene encoding cytochrome c oxidase subunit I; amino-acid sequence: MTNQRPDASAAAASPIRLHKQLEAVWGTPGGWGRLAAVNHTIVGRRFIATAFVFFGIGGILAMLIRAQLATPRSAFLQPEIYNQVFTMHGTVMMFLFAIPMFEGFAIYLLPKILGARDMAFPRLGAYGYWCYLFGGSMLLIAMAVGLAPNGGWFMYTPLSSRVYTPGINSDIWLIGITFVEISALSAAVEIIATILKMRAPGMSLDKMPLLAWYLLVTAFMMLFGFPPLILGSILLEVERAFDLPFFDPTRGGDALLWQHLFWLFGHPEVYIIFLPAAGMVSTILPVLARREILGYSAIVISIVALAFLSFGLWVHHMFTVGIPHLALAFFSSASTAVAVPTAVQIFAWIGTLAAGRPQLKLPMLYLLGFFSVFVVGGLTGVMLAIVPFNWQVHDTHFVVAHLHYVLVGGFVFPMLAAAYYWLPHITGRVPRHSLGVPAFWLIIIGFNVTFLVMHLTGLLGMPRRIHGYGAETGWEWPNLISSAGSFVMAIGFALFTVDVLMHWLHGQRSTRNPWGAGTLEWSIAVPPTNYAFASLPDVATRTPLQQRPDLGNHLARGGGYLGFVRHGWLETLGVDVMSGRVEQIVRLPNRTLLPLFTALVTGVFFVAVLFKLYVVALLALPAIVAMLLAWTPVSGERRDRGALPIGHGAAAVLHSEASSPPSLWALGLTLAADATAFASLAFGILFLWVVAPNWPPPAMIAFAPWGISLSTAGLLLGFIAGRLATARRVIGSGRRREAALAVAVLGQIVALFGIADVILAVPPPTQHAYAAATTIILIYAGLHAALAAVFAGFGIWRSRTGYVSQTRTVDLRIGALWSDATAAIGIATLLIVYGLPRVMG
- a CDS encoding K+/H+ antiporter subunit F, translating into MIATACLIAVGVISVSALMNLFRLATGPDVLDRILSLDTLTINAIGLVVVIGIWFGTSLYFEIALLFASVGFLSTVAFCKYLLRGNVIE
- a CDS encoding Na+/H+ antiporter subunit E, producing MTRMFPHPILSLVIAGVFVGLINTLSLGSVVLGLLLGIAIPWFTSPYWPNRPTVRSPLKLAAYLAIVGWDIVVSNVQVAYWVLFRRSASLQSQFVVVPLELTSPEAIALLAGTITMTPGTVSADLAADGSAILVHCLHTTDPVDTVEQIKTRYERRLKEIFG
- a CDS encoding Na+/H+ antiporter subunit G; the encoded protein is MAGLSELLVSALILIGAFFLFVGSFGLVKLPDVMRRLHAPTKSTTLGIGSLLIASMLYLALLRDDPSLHELIISVFLFLTAPITAHMISKAHILRNRALQQELPQPPGDEGWATLDPHGANETRLDPEPTRSTNAKD
- a CDS encoding monovalent cation/H+ antiporter subunit D — translated: MSHLIVAPIILPAVVAAFLVLVLRHDLTSQRIVSMASTLVLLAITIWLYVSAAEGAPTPYLLGEWRAPFGIVLVLDRLAATMLLLTALLAVAVLIYAIAGWDHRGQHFHPLFQFQLMGLNGAFLTGDVFNLFVFFEVMLIASYGLMLHGGGARRLRTGFHYIAINLVGSTLFLFAVGLIYAVTGTLNMADLAARVAQIAPGDEAILRVGALLLLLVFALKAALVPLQWWLPSAYAAAPGPVAALFMMMTKVGAYSIVRVYTVVFGADAGALADIAAPWVVPAALATLALGAVGVLASPTLLGMVCFSIVWSMGSLLLALGLFDPVGLSAGLYYLLHSTLSGAALFLLADLVAAQRGRLADRLVPAPRLPHADLLAGLFFVAAIAMTGMPPLSGFLGKLLILDATWRSPLAVTSWVILLGSSLLVIVGFARAGSTLFWKIADRPAEPAEPARSIALPVTVIAGLLGATALLSVFAGPISRELAATAQQTLDIKAYVRAVNPADLALSRGAPQ